The proteins below come from a single Metarhizium brunneum chromosome 1, complete sequence genomic window:
- the PER gene encoding Peroxidase, whose protein sequence is MKATLVIFSAISMANAFPGMSELRHVSRAQDEDNTKKLPGDLEGQDESTMSETGKLIKNILQGNENPQDLTTAYSSVPDQNSAECKADKCCIWKHIADEMKSKMTGDAGRCNNLARQCIRMGFHDAATWSLNTGKDGGADGSLVLARECFDRKVNNGVTDGCNQMQAWFDTYKSFGVSMADLIQMGANVATVVCPLGPRVRSFVGRKDNANPSPDGLLPSPSDPADQLISLFANKTISANQLVALVGAHTTSQQFFVDTARAGDPQDSTPGVWDTNFYGETTDANSPKQVFKFQSDVSLSQDSRTKGAWTAFTGTQGQRPWNGAYAAAYVRMSMLGVYNTNDLTECTKALPLPITSFTFPDAAALADFANGGAPDASRNASNGDIIVV, encoded by the exons ATGAAGGCCACTCTTGTAATATTCTCTgccatctccatggccaatGCCTTTCCAGGCATGTCCGAACTCCGGCATGTATCCCGTGCGCAAGATGAAGACAATACCAAGAAACTGCCTGGCGACTTGGAGGGTCAAGATGAGAGCACCATGTCTGAGACAGGGAAGCTCATTAAGAATATCTTGCAAGGCAACGAAAATCCTCAAGACCTGACCACGGCGTATTCTTCGGTCCCGGACCAAAACTCAGCCGAGTGCAAGGCTGACAAGTGTTGCATATGGAAGCACATCGCGGATGAGATGAAGTCCAAGATGACGGGAGATGCCGGACGTTGCAACAACCTCGCGAGACAATGTATTCGCATGGGATTCCACGACGCAGCAACGTGGTCTTTAAACACGggcaaggacggcggcgcagacGGGTCATTAGTTCTAGCCAGAGAATGCTTCGACCGCAAGGTCAACAACGGGGTGACAGACGGCTGCAACCAGATGCAGGCTTGGTTCGACACGTACAAGTCCTTTGGCGTCAGCATGGCCGATCTGATCCAGATGGGCG CAAACGTCGCCACGGTTGTCTGCCCCCTCGGCCCCCGAGTCCGCAGCTTCGTCGGGCGCAAAGACAACGCCAACCCATCGCCGGACGGCCTCCTGCCATCGCCGTCCGACCCGGCCGACCAGCTGATTTCTCTCTTTGCCAACAAGACCATCAGCGCCAACCAGCTCGTGGCCCTGGTCGGCGCGcacaccaccagccagcagTTCTTTGTCGATACCGCCCGCGCCGGAGACCCCCAGGACAGCACCCCTGGTGTATGGGACACCAACTTTTACGGAGAGACCACCGACGCCAATTCGCCCAAGCAGGTGTTCAAGTTTCAAAGCGACGTTAGTCTATCGCAAGATTCTAGGACCAAGGGTGCCTGGACGGCGTTTACCGGGACACAGGGACAGCGTCCTTGGAACGGG GCCTACGCCGCGGCGTACGTTCGCATGAGCATGCTGGGCGTGTATAATACCAATGACTTGACCGAGTGCACAAAGGCGCTCCCGCTGCCCATCACTTCCTTCACGTTCCCCGATGCAGCGGCCTTGGCGGACtttgccaacggcggcgcGCCTGATGCCTCCAGAAACGCGTCCAATGGAGATATTATTGTAGTCTAG